CAACGCCCCCGAAGCGAGCGCCGTCCCGGTCAAGGAACGCGCGACCGTCGTCTGCTACCGCGGCGAACAAGTCTTGCTCGTTGCCCGCGCAGCGTCGCGCTGGGCTCTCCCGGGCGGCACGATCAAGCGCGGGGAAACGCCGCTCGAAGCCGCGCATCGCGAGTTGTGCGAAGAAACCGGCATGACCGGCCAGCATCTCGTCTACTCGATGCAGTTCACCGGGCTCGCCAAGATCCATCACGTGTTCTTCGCGGAAGTCGGCCCGGACCAGATGCCGCAAGCGAACAACGAGATCGAGAAATGCAAGTGGTTTCCGATCGACAGCGTCGATGGGTTGCGCGCCAGCATTCC
This window of the Burkholderia lata genome carries:
- a CDS encoding NUDIX hydrolase: MSQVPVPTNAPEASAVPVKERATVVCYRGEQVLLVARAASRWALPGGTIKRGETPLEAAHRELCEETGMTGQHLVYSMQFTGLAKIHHVFFAEVGPDQMPQANNEIEKCKWFPIDSVDGLRASIPTKRIVELVYQHEITKA